A single region of the Marmota flaviventris isolate mMarFla1 chromosome 10, mMarFla1.hap1, whole genome shotgun sequence genome encodes:
- the LOC114094470 gene encoding olfactory receptor 2A12-like has protein sequence MQDSLWRNHSSVTEFILLGFSRDTKINAILFGVFLFLYLITLLGNGLIITLIRIDFRLHTPMYFFLSVLSILDMGYVTTTVPQMLVHLVCEKKTISYIGCVAQMYIFLMLGITESWLFAIMAYDRYVAICHPLRYKVIMSPSLCGSLVAFCGFWGISCALIYTVSAMILPYCGPNEINHFFCEVPAVLKLACADTSINDQVDFILGFILLLVPLSLIIIVYINIFAAILKIRSTQGRLKAFSTGASHITVVTMFSIPCMVMYMRPGSESSPEEDKKLALFYNVISAFLNPIIYSLRNKDVKRAFLKVLGHDKGSE, from the coding sequence ATGCAGGACTCCCTCTGGAGAAACCACAGCTCTGTTACTGAATTCATTCTTCTGGGATTCTCCAGGGACACAAAGATAAATGCTATTCTATTTGGtgtctttctcttcctctacctCATCACCCTCCTGGGCAATGGGCTCATTATCACTTTGATACGCATAGATTTCCGCCtccacacacccatgtactttttcctcagTGTCTTATCCATTCTGGACATGGGCTATGTCACCACCACAGTGCCCCAGATGCTGGTGCATCTGGTTTGTGAGAAGAAGACCATCTCTTACATCGGATGTGTGGCCCAGATGTACATCTTCCTGATGCTGGGAATCACTGAGTCTTGGCTTTTTGCCATCATGGCTTATGACAGGTATGTGGCCATTTGCCACCCTCTCAGGTACAAAGTCATCATGAGCCCTTCACTGTGTGGGTCATTGGTGGCCTTCTGTGGATTCTGGGGTATCAGTTGTGCCCTGATATACACTGTCTCTGCTATGATTCTTCCCTATTGTGGCCCCAATGAGATcaaccacttcttctgtgaagtacctgcTGTATTAAAGTTGGCCTGTGCAGACACCTCTATCAATGACCAGGTGGACTTCATCCTGGGATTCATTCTTCTTTTGGTTCCACTCTCCCTCATCATCATTGTCTACATCAACATCTTTGCTGCCATCCTGAAGATCCGCTCAACCCAAGGGCGGCTCAAGGCCTTCTCCACCGGTGCTTCTCACATCACTGTGGTCACCATGTTCTCTATCCCATGTATGGTCATGTATATGAGACCTGGATCTGAGTCCTCCCCAGAAGAGGATAAGAAACTGGCTCTATTCTACAATGTCATCTCTGCTTTCCTGAACCCCATCATCTATAGCCTCCGGAACAAAGATGTGAAGAGGGCTTTCCTCAAAGTGTTAGGCCATGACAAAGGGTCAGAATGA
- the LOC114093999 gene encoding olfactory receptor 2G3-like codes for MQELNQSTVTEFILLGFTPNPRTNPLLFTFFLVFYLLILVSNSLLITLIHQDLRLHTPMYFFISVLSLLDVCYTTTTVPQMLVHILSKKRTISFARCVAQMYIFLLFGVTESWLFSIMSVDRYVAICHPLRYKVIMSRRMCLLLVGICAAYGVVGGLCYTFFAMYLPYCGPNEIDHYFCEVPAVLKLACADTSLNDLVDFITGFNVIVVPLTLVVIVYANIFATILKIRSAQGRIKAFSTCASHITVVTMFAIPCIIMYMSPGSGSLSNSGKKMALFYNIATAFLNPVIYSLRNKDVKKAFLKLMGWSRAPE; via the coding sequence atgCAGGAACTCAACCAGTCCACCGTGACAGAATTCATTCTACTGGGCTTCACCCCCAACCCCAGGACCAACCCTCTGCTCTTCAccttctttttagttttctacCTGCTGATCCTTGTGAGCAACAGTCTCCTTATCACACTCATCCACCAGGACTTGCGTCtccacacacccatgtacttTTTCATCAGTGTCCTTTCCCTGCTGGATGTGTGCTACACCACCACTACTGTGCCCCAGATGCTTGTGCATATTCTCAGCAAGAAGAGGACCATCTCTTTTGCTAGATGTGTGGCCCAGATGTACATTTTCCTCCTCTTTGGGGTTACGGAGTCCTGGCTTTTCTCCATCATGTCTGTGGACAggtatgtggccatctgccaccctCTCCGATACAAAGTCATCATGAGCCGTAGGATGTGTCTACTTTTGGTGGGTATCTGTGCAGCCTATGGTGTGGTGGGTGGCCTGTGCTATACCTTCTTTGCTATGTACCTGCCCTACTGTGGTCCTAATGAAATTGACCACTACTTCTGTGAGGTTCCTGCTGTTCTGAAGCTGGCCTGTGCAGATACATCCCTCAATGATTTGGTGGACTTCATCACAGGCTTCAATGTCATTGTGGTTCCACTCACCCTGGTTGTCATCGTCTATGCCAACATCTTTGCCACCATCCTGAAGATCCGTTCAGCCCAGGGGAGGATCAAGGCCTTCTCTACCTGTGCCTCCCACATAACTGTGGTCACCATGTTCGCCATTCCATGTATCATCATGTACATGAGCCCTGGCTCTGGGTCCTTATCAAACAGTGGCAAGAAAATGGCTCTTTTCTATAATATTGCCACAGCCTTCCTCAATCCTGTCATCTACAGTCTAAGGAACAAGGATGTGAAGAAGGCTTTCCTCAAGTTGATGGGATGGAGCAGGGCTCCAGAGTGA